CCATGCTGAAAGATGTACACTATTTCTGATACGGATGACCAGAGCTTCTCCTCCGCGCCATTGCTGAGCAATGGAGCGAGTTCTCTGCCTGTAAGCATGGCGGAAAGAACCCTGGCATTGAACTCAAACCCAAGAACCGAAGCTTTTTTTACAACTCTTTTCAGATCACCCGACAAACGGTCAATACGTGCCGTCAGGAGATCAACGATTCCTCTTGGAATTTTTTCGGGAGATGCGGAGAGGGTAATGAAGTCATTCTTTTTCATTATGGAATTTGATTCGACAAGATACGCAGCGTACTGTCGAAGATAGAATGGGTTCATACGGGAGTGTGTCGCAAGGAATTGCTCCAGGTCGGGTCCGGGAATTCCTCCCAGAATCTCCTTTACAAGTTCTGGAAGTGTCTGCTTTTGAAGCGGGTTGAGATCAAGAATTAAAGGTTCTTTTTCGGAGGGAACCTCTATTCTTGAGCCATCGTCGCGTGTCCTGGCTGAAAGAGCAAGAACAATGGGAAGATTATCCAAATTTCTGGTCATACTCCTCACAAGAGATTCAGAGCTGTCGTCAAGCCATTGAATATCGTCTACGACCATGATAAGTGGTTCAGGCTGAGCAATACAGAGGAAGAACTCCCTGAGAGCTGTAATTGTGTTTTCCTGCTTTCCTTCCGGCCCGACCTGATGGTAGAGAGAACCGGGCATATCGATTCCAAGAAGTGCGGAGAGAAATGATACGGTTCTTTCAAGCTCCTGAACCCTGTCGGGATATTTTCTTTTTACTTTTGCAGACAGGGCCTGGAATATCCTTTTGAATACGGAAAGATTATCCTTATCGGAGGAACCCCTTTTCTGCTGGAAATAGCTTCTTAAAAATGTGACAAACGGTCCGAAGCTTCGTCTGATGATGTCATCGCATCTCAGGTGGATTCTTTTAAACCCCTCCGTTTCCAGGATATTGCCAGCCTCCCACAGGAGATGAGATTTGCCGGTTCCCGCCGGAGCTGAAACAAAAATAACACTGCCAGAGGAATCATCCACCGATTTCCGGGACAGCTCGGTAATTGTCCGCAGTTCTTCAACTCTTCCAAGAAGCTTGCCCTCGTAGGGATATACGATTGATTCAGCAGAGCTGTTTTCAAGTCTGAAGATATTGATTTTATCGGTCATGCCCTTGACTTTAACTGAGGTTGCCGTGCTTGATCCTGGAGAATTAGTAGCGACTGTGTCAGTTACATAAATACCAGGGTTCTCCTCGAACCTCATTATCCGGGCAGCAATATTTACCTGGCTTCCGAGAACTGTATAGGTTCCCATCTGTCGAAATCCAAGAAAACCGGCGTATACGGTTCCCGAAGAAATAGCTATTCTGACGGGAAAGTTAGAAGAATTATGTATCTGACGGGCGAAAGTCAGAGCACGTTCAAGATCATTCTCATGAGCTTCCGGAGCTCCAAACAGGGTAAGAAAATAGAATCCGTTCGAATCGTAATGAACTCCATTGAAAAATCCCCCCGTTTCTATGGAGGACCGTATCACCTCAGGCGCTATTGATGCGATCATCTTACGATCATCTTCTTCAGCACCAACCGGAGTCAGGAATACAGGGAAAACCCTTCTGAACTCACCGTAGGGTTCCGAGTTGAGTAATTTCTCCGAGAAAAAGCTTGTTTCGAGAATTCTGTCCGGAGCTCGCCCCCCCATTCTGTCAGCGGTAAATGTTTTTCTTTCAGGAGTATCTTCCCTGCATAAGGTAAACTCTCCGTGTTCGGGTTTTTCGAGAGCCAGAAAGGCTCTTCTGAATGCATCTCCAGAGAAGAACCATCCTTTTTTTTCTCTTCCGATTATTCCCCAGTCTATTGTTCCATCAGA
Above is a genomic segment from Candidatus Aegiribacteria sp. containing:
- a CDS encoding AAA family ATPase, encoding SDGTIDWGIIGREKKGWFFSGDAFRRAFLALEKPEHGEFTLCREDTPERKTFTADRMGGRAPDRILETSFFSEKLLNSEPYGEFRRVFPVFLTPVGAEEDDRKMIASIAPEVIRSSIETGGFFNGVHYDSNGFYFLTLFGAPEAHENDLERALTFARQIHNSSNFPVRIAISSGTVYAGFLGFRQMGTYTVLGSQVNIAARIMRFEENPGIYVTDTVATNSPGSSTATSVKVKGMTDKINIFRLENSSAESIVYPYEGKLLGRVEELRTITELSRKSVDDSSGSVIFVSAPAGTGKSHLLWEAGNILETEGFKRIHLRCDDIIRRSFGPFVTFLRSYFQQKRGSSDKDNLSVFKRIFQALSAKVKRKYPDRVQELERTVSFLSALLGIDMPGSLYHQVGPEGKQENTITALREFFLCIAQPEPLIMVVDDIQWLDDSSESLVRSMTRNLDNLPIVLALSARTRDDGSRIEVPSEKEPLILDLNPLQKQTLPELVKEILGGIPGPDLEQFLATHSRMNPFYLRQYAAYLVESNSIMKKNDFITLSASPEKIPRGIVDLLTARIDRLSGDLKRVVKKASVLGFEFNARVLSAMLTGRELAPLLSNGAEEKLWSSVSEIVYIFQHGLLRETAYSMQLESELVKLHSIAACAIENIYPGDELFFPDLAYHWDKAKDNETACFYLDKVLQAAEKSGDVQLGYKCLVRLRELLETQPDRKEQLIGVMLKEIQTLGIFARCKEAVELARKTEELALEAEDRKRYAEAMGMRAWLTSRLGDLKTALEINEKALEIHNEL